One segment of Pristis pectinata isolate sPriPec2 chromosome 3, sPriPec2.1.pri, whole genome shotgun sequence DNA contains the following:
- the tyw3 gene encoding tRNA wybutosine-synthesizing protein 3 homolog, which translates to MAGFALWKERRLRPGADTSRKGRVDAPIAELLELLNGSERYCSTSSCSGRLLLLGGSDQTEGQKQNCPWLFVTHQKCRTEDVVAGLQKAQDNAVFKFEPFVLHVQCREVQDAQLLHSVAINSGFRNSGITIGKKGKIMMAVRSTHCLEVPLCHQGSVLVSEEYIDYLVQVANRKMEENQRRIERFHASLRSLIDSTAPIEEPGGETVKAAVVYTRRRRRGAAERQQRHREPTAPSDGEGDLGFLMGPT; encoded by the exons ATGGCCGGCTTCGCGCTGTGGAAGGAGCGGCGGCTGCGGCCCGGCGCTGACACCAGCAGGAAGGGCCGAGTGGACGCGCCCATCGCCGAGCTGCTGGAACTGCTGAACGGCTCGGAGCGGTACTGCAGCACCAGCTCCTGCTCGGGCCGCCTGCTGCTgctgggg GGCTCtgaccagactgaaggacagaaaCAGAACTGCCCCTGGCTGTTTGTGACCCATCAGAAGTGTCGGACAGAAGATGTG GTCGCAGGGCTACAGAAAGCTCAAGACAATGCAGTGTTTAAGTTTGAACCATTTGTTCTTCACGTCCAGTGCAGGGAGGTGCAGGATGCACAGCTCCTG CATTCTGTCGCCATAAACTCGGGCTTCAGGAACTCCGGCATCACAATCGGCAAGAAGGGGAAAATAATGATG GCTGTTCGCAGCACCCATTGCCTGGAGGTTCCTTTGTGCCACCAAGGATCTGTGTTGGTGAGTGAAGAGTACATCGATTACCTCGTACAAGTGGCCAATCGAAAAATGGAGGAAAACCAGAGGAGGATAGAAAG GTTTCATGCCAGCCTTCGATCCCTCATCGACTCCACCGCTCCTATCGAGGAGCCTGGCGGGGAGACCGTCAAAGCCGCTGTTGTCTACACCCGCCGGAGGCGACGGGGCGCCGCAGAGAGGCAGCAGAGGCACCGAGAGCCAACGGCTCCAAGTGATGGTGAAGGTGACCTTGGGTTTCTGATGGGCCCCACATGA